The Xanthomonas sp. DAR 80977 nucleotide sequence TGACGGCGGCCCGTCCTGGGATGTCGGTCAGAACTGCCAGTTGACCAGCAACGCTCCACCGGAGTCCTCGAGGACGATTCCGGGGACATAGGGATTGGTCATCAGGAAGACCGCCGCGTGCCCGACGTCGGCGATCGTGACGGGCGCCAGGTCCAGGGCGAGGGAATGCGACAGCGCGTCTACCACGGCGAACGTCGAGGCGACGGCCGCCATGCCAAGCTTCGCCCTCGCTCCAATGCCGCCGCCAAGGAAGGTCGTCGAGCCGTTGCGCGCCAGCTGCGCAGCGGCATGGCGGGCGCCCCCCTCAGCGCCGCGCCGCCTCGCTCGCATCGCGTGCCGGCTTGAATTCGGAACCCTCGTCCCAGCGCGGCCACTCGCGGCTGTCGGCCAGGCGCTGGCCCAGGTCGTACAGCAACAGCGTATCGGCCGCATGTCCGGCCGGATCCCAGGACGCGCTCCAGCGGTCGCAGGGCTGGTGGTAGCACTCGGCGAAATAGCGGTCGCGGATCGCCTTGCCGGCGGCCACGCCGCCGTCGCGCTTGTCCAGCCCCGGCCCGACGGTGATCGCCGGCACCCCGGCGCGGGCGAAGGCGAAGTGGTCGGCGCGGTAGAAGAATCCCGCCTCCAGGTTCGGATCCGGCGAATAGGCGCGGCCGCGCGCCTGCGCCGCCGCGGCCAGGTCGCGTTCCAGCGACACCCGCCCGCGGCCCCACGAGGCGATGTCGCGGGTGGCGCCGTCGGGGCTGAACATCTCGCTGTTGATCACCGCCACCGTGGTCGCCAGCGGCGCCAGCGGGTGCGCGGCGTAGTAGGTCGCGCCGAGCAGGCCCTTCTCCTCGGCGGTGAGCGCGATGAAGTACAGCGTGCGCTGCGGCCGCGGCCCGGCCGCGAACACCCGCGCCAGTTCCAGCACGCTGGCCACGCCGGTGGCGTTGTCGATCGCGCCGCGGCGGATGCGGTCGCCGCTGGCGTCGGCCGCGCCGATGCCGAACGCATCCCAGTGCGCCGAGTAGATGACGGTCTCGTCCGGATGCGTGGCGCCTTCCAGCTTGGCGACCACGTTGTGGGTGACCACGCGTTCGCGCTTGAGCGCGAAGCGCACCGACAGCGCCGCGTCGCCCAGCGCCTGCGGGCGGAAGTCGGCACGTTGCGCGCGCGTCTTCTCCGCCTCGAAGTCCAGCCCGGCACGCTGGAACAGCGACACCGCCAGCGCGCGCTGCATCCAGCCGCGTACCGGCACGTGCTGCGCGCGCGCCTGCGCGTCGCTGCGCTCGATGTCGAACAGCGGCGACAGCCCGGAACTCTTCACCGTCGCCCAGCCGTACGCGGCCGGCGCGGTCTCGTGCACGATCAGCACGCCGGCCGCGCCCTGCCGCGCGGCTTCCTCGTACTTGTAGGTCCAGCGCCCGTAGTAGGTGACCGCGCGGCCGTCGAAGGCGCCGGGCTGCGGCGTCTCGAAGTCGGCGTCGTTGATCAGCATCACCGCGATCTTGCCCTTCAGGTCCACGCCCTTGTAGTCGTCCCAGCCGCGCTCGGGCGCATGGATGCCGTAGCCGACGAACACCAGCGGCGCGTCCTTCAGCGCCACCTTGTTGCCGGGGCGCAGGCTCTGCAGCACCACGTCCTCGCCGTTGACCAGCGCCTGCGACGCGCCGGCCACGCGCAGCGTCGCGGTCACCGGCCCGTCCACCTGCGCGCGCACCAGCGGCACCG carries:
- a CDS encoding M28 family metallopeptidase; protein product: MRMLLLSACLFMGGAAQAANEVLPGGGIDAQALERHVRTLASDAFEGRAPATPGEDKTIAYLSEQFRLAGVQPAGDDGGWTQAVPLVRAQVDGPVTATLRVAGASQALVNGEDVVLQSLRPGNKVALKDAPLVFVGYGIHAPERGWDDYKGVDLKGKIAVMLINDADFETPQPGAFDGRAVTYYGRWTYKYEEAARQGAAGVLIVHETAPAAYGWATVKSSGLSPLFDIERSDAQARAQHVPVRGWMQRALAVSLFQRAGLDFEAEKTRAQRADFRPQALGDAALSVRFALKRERVVTHNVVAKLEGATHPDETVIYSAHWDAFGIGAADASGDRIRRGAIDNATGVASVLELARVFAAGPRPQRTLYFIALTAEEKGLLGATYYAAHPLAPLATTVAVINSEMFSPDGATRDIASWGRGRVSLERDLAAAAQARGRAYSPDPNLEAGFFYRADHFAFARAGVPAITVGPGLDKRDGGVAAGKAIRDRYFAECYHQPCDRWSASWDPAGHAADTLLLYDLGQRLADSREWPRWDEGSEFKPARDASEAARR